The Mytilus trossulus isolate FHL-02 chromosome 3, PNRI_Mtr1.1.1.hap1, whole genome shotgun sequence genome contains a region encoding:
- the LOC134711805 gene encoding protocadherin gamma-B2-like: MRIKKGNLCCLFLIGLVIQIGATDPCTTISFGSYETFIRNIPEDTPVGSVIGILDTYGTENEITLQPINNANLRLELPSRNITLQQQLDTDKGSSSLSLRIRCTPKTEPSSTVTVTIRVLLVDVNDHAPTFSQDQYTVNISEDAAPGSTIFRDAKAHDDDKSGDGNDLFSYSILPGPFSDYFEYEYPLYPDITLKKNLDFEQTTYMELEIMAKDTPVRGSSLNSTVKLRINVKDADDLNPKFVYDQYFGTVSGNSVPGTLVTVSPSSVSAYDQDTLNAAVKYELTDPKGKFTIDDQTGTVRVNGPLGSDANAIVILKAIQTDNPFRWCISTLAIDITGVLPPPTQNETLRFQFQRYNVTLSESTPVNTIVKSLHPTGQKKDSTLSYSIMENQNIFIIQSSGDILLEKALDYEQNQYYKITVTVNDGENTAITKINFYVVDVNDNSPVIGTPTVSLSAERVKGTVLTVIEVTDKDSNSQFTFQLLSHTSLFAVDLIGQVSITGLPEELIEEKYILTVSVKDNGAPVRESIALVIVNFPASSQPVAKAAIMTESSDILAIGLGAAAAVLFIIVIILIVYIIRRRLYAAEQLDRVKHQRGMNPRGLTYRPGDPSPVPSHFDLKFNGDLEETSEIDGSTTIQDNPLSDSRYRYGYPNLNGDVDLDAGDEEIHIDTAVVPFEREDYFRGSGRMKTFGGGHEECNSSDNSYASDSTGDSNKGLMKNLKKQALANGSDKIGNTNRIPSYMSDSVLDSRLGQKSSKDKPEITVYF; the protein is encoded by the exons AGCTATGAAACTTTTATACGAAACATTCCCGAAGATACTCCAGTTG GTTCTGTGATCGGTATATTGGATACTTATGGCACTGAGAACGAGATCACTTTACAACCAATCAACAATGCTAACCTTCGGCTAGAACTGCCATCAAGGAACATCACATTACAACAACAACTAGACACAGACAAAGGGTCAAGTTCCCTATCACTACGTATACGATGTACTCCAAAAACAGAGCCTTCTTCTACG GTGACTGTAACAATTAGAGTACTCCTGGTCGATGTCAATGACCATGCGCCGACCTTCTCACAAGATCAGTATACGGTAAACATAAGTGAA GATGCAGCCCCAGGTTCGACAATTTTTAGAGATGCAAAAGCTCATGATGACGACAAATCTGGAGACGGCAATGATTTGTTTTCATACAGTATATTACCTGGTCCATTCTCG gattattttgaatatgaatATCCGTTATACCCAGATATAACACTGAAAAAGAATTTAGATTTTGAACAGACCACTTACATGGAATTAGAAATCATGGCAAAG GATACTCCAGTTCGTGGAAGCAGTTTAAATTCAACTGTAAAATTACGGATTAATGTTAAAGATGCTGATGATTTGAACCCTAAATTTGTGTACGACCAGTATTTTGGAACTGTTAGTGGCAATTCAGTCCcg gGAACATTGGTTACAGTTTCACCATCATCAGTTTCAGCGTATGATCAAGACACACTAAATGCTGCCGTGAAGTATGAGTTAACAG ATCCGAAAGGAAAGTTTACTATCGATGACCAGACTGGTACTGTAAGGGTAAACGGACCTCTAGGGAGTGACGCTAACGCCATAGTCATCTTAAAG GCAATACAGACAGATAACCCATTTCGCTGGTGTATATCAACACTAGCTATTGACATAACTGGAGTACTACCACCACCAACCCAGAATGAAACACTACGATTTCAGTTTCAGCGGTATAATGTTACATTGTCTGAAAGTACTCCTGTTAATACAATTGTAAAGTCCTTACATCCCACTGGACAAAAGAag gaCAGTACTTTATCATACAGCATAATGGAAAATCAGAATATTTTCATCATACAATCAAG TGGCGATATTTTACTTGAAAAAGCTTTGGACTATGAACAGAATCAGTACTATAAGATCACTGTTACTGTTAATGATGGAGAAAAT ACAGCCATTACAAAAATTAACTTTTATGTGGTGGATGTTAACGATAACAGCCCTGTTATTGGAACACCAACTGTTAGTCTGTCTGCAGAACGTGTAAAAGGGACGGTTTTAACTGTTATTGAG GTTACAGATAAAGACTCCAATTCTCAGTTTACATTCCAGTTGTTAAGTCATACAAG tttatttgcTGTCGACTTGATTGGACAAGTTTCGATAACTGGTTTACCAGAGGAGTTAAtcgaagaaaaatatattttgactgTATCTGTGAAAGATAATGGAGCACCTGTTCGTGAAAGCATTGCCCTGGTAATTGTAAATTTTCCAGCATCTTCACAACCAGTAGCCAAGGCAGCAATTATGACTGAGAGCAGTGATATTTTAGCAATAGGTTTAGGTGCTGCAGCGGCGGTTTTATTCATAATTGTTATTATACTTATTGTATACATTATAAGGAG ACGCTTATATGCTGCTGAACAACTAGACCGAGTGAAACACCAACGAGGAATGAATCCACGTGGTTTAACATATAGACCTGGAGACCCTTCACCAGTCCCATCTCATTTTGATTTGAAGTTCAATGGCGACCTGGAAGAAACTTCTGAAATAGATGGATCAACAACCATTCAAGACAATCCGTTGTCAGATAGTCGTTATCGATATGGTTATCCAAATTTAAATGGTGACGTAGATTTGGATGCTGGTGATGAAGAGATTCATATTGACACTGCAGTTGTACCCTTTGAAAGAGAAGACTATTTCAGGGGAAGTGGACGAATGAAAACATTCGGTGGCGGTCACGAGGAATGCAATAGTAGTGATAATAGTTACGCTAGCGACAGTACTGGGGATAGTAACAAAGGACTCATGAAAAACCTGAAGAAACAGGCTTTAGCGAATGGGTCAGATAAAATAGGAAATACTAACAGAATACCTTCGTATATGTCGGAC AGTGTGTTAGATAGTAGACTGGGGCAGAAATCATCGAAAGACAAACCAGAAATAACAGTTTACTTCTGA